One Sulfurimonas sp. HSL-3221 genomic window, TCGAAAAGCAGATCCAGCACTACAACATCCAGATTGAGCGTATAGCGCTCTACTTTGACACCCGGACATACAAGGAGCAGTAATGGAAGCGATGGAAAAGGTCACGGCGTATAAAAGCCCCCGATGGAAATGGATCGTATTGGGCGTTGTCGTGCTGATCGCGGTGGCCGTCGGCGGTTACTTCTTCCTGCAACCGGCCAAAAACGGCCAGGCCTACCGTTTCGTGACCCAGAACGCGGAACGGGGGGAACTCAACATCACCGTTTCGGCGTCGGGGTACCTGCAGCCGCTGGAAAGCGTTGACGTCGGTACGGAGGTCTCGGGCACGATCGAGAAGGTGCTTGTCGATTACAACGACCTTGTGAAGAAGGGGGAGTTGATGGCGCAGATGGATAAGACGAAGTACCAAAGCGCCGTCGACAAGGCAAATGCGGCGCTGATGTCGGCCAAGGCGACGCTGGAGAACGCGAATGCGGAACTCTACCGCAGCAAGGCGACGCTCAAGCGCGACGAAACGCTGCGCGAAGAGACGAAAGGGGCCCTGCCTTCGCAAAGCGATTGGGATACGGACTATGCCGACTATCTGGCGTCCAAGGCGCAGGTCGATAACGCCAAGGCGCAGGTGGAACAGGCGAAGCACAGCCTCGTCTCTTCGCAGTACGACCTGGAGCGCACGGCGATCTATTCACCCGTCGACGGCACCGTGCTCACCCGGGAGATCGACCCCGGCCAGACGGTGGCAGCCTCCTACCAGACCCCGACACTCTTCACGATCGCCAAGGACCTGCGCAAGATGGAGCTGCAGGTCAGCGTAGACGAGGCGGATATCGCCAAGGTGAAGGCGGGGGACACGGCAACGTTTACGGTCGACGCCTATCCCGACAGCGTGTTTTCGGGGACCATCCGCATGGTGCGGGTCAATTCGGAGATCGAGGACGGGGTCGTCACCTACATCGCCGTGCTGGACGTCAACAACAGCGATCTGAAGCTGCGCCCGGGGATGAGCGCCGACGCGGATATCACCGTCCAGACCTTCCGCGATGCGCTGATCGTCCCCCGCGCCGCGCTGCTTTATCTTCCCGTCGTAACGTCCAAGGAGACGAAACTGTTCGCGTTTCATGATGATGACGAGAGCGCCTTTGATGACAAACCGCACGTCTGGCGGCTGAACGGGCAGACCCCGGAGAAGCTCTACGTCGAGGTGCTCGGCACGAACGGCACCCAGAGCGTCATCGCCGGGGAGGTGCTCACAGCTGGGGACAGTCTCATCGTCGCCCAGGAGAAGCAGCCGTGATCAGCCTGGAACAGATCACGAAGACCTACGGCAGCGGCGAAGCGGCGACGCACGTCCTGCACCCGCTGGATCTCCGTATCGGCCAGGGCGAGTTCGTGGCCATCATGGGGCCCAGCGGCAGCGGTAAATCGACTCTGCTCAATATCCTTGGTGCCCTCGATGTGCCCAGCGGGGGGCGCTATCGGTTCGAGGGGACGGACCTGGGGCGGCTGACGCATGAACAGCGCGCCCTGTTCCGCCGCTACGTCCTCGGCTTCGTCTTCCAGGGCTTCAACCTGCTCAAACGTACCTCGGCGCTGGAGAATGTGGAGATGCCGCTGATCTACCAGGGGGTTTCCGCCAGGGAGCGCCGGGAGCGCGCGGAAGAGGCCCTGGTGCAGGTCGGGCTTGCGGAGCGCATGCATCACGACCCCTCCCAGCTTTCGGGCGGGCAGCAGCAGCGCGTGGCCATCGCCCGCGCCATCGTGACGCAGCCGCA contains:
- a CDS encoding ABC transporter ATP-binding protein; this encodes MISLEQITKTYGSGEAATHVLHPLDLRIGQGEFVAIMGPSGSGKSTLLNILGALDVPSGGRYRFEGTDLGRLTHEQRALFRRYVLGFVFQGFNLLKRTSALENVEMPLIYQGVSARERRERAEEALVQVGLAERMHHDPSQLSGGQQQRVAIARAIVTQPQVLIADEPTGNLDTQRSHEIMELIRGFNAQGITVIMVTHEEEIAEYASRTILLRDGRIEQDTGHAA
- a CDS encoding efflux RND transporter periplasmic adaptor subunit; protein product: MEAMEKVTAYKSPRWKWIVLGVVVLIAVAVGGYFFLQPAKNGQAYRFVTQNAERGELNITVSASGYLQPLESVDVGTEVSGTIEKVLVDYNDLVKKGELMAQMDKTKYQSAVDKANAALMSAKATLENANAELYRSKATLKRDETLREETKGALPSQSDWDTDYADYLASKAQVDNAKAQVEQAKHSLVSSQYDLERTAIYSPVDGTVLTREIDPGQTVAASYQTPTLFTIAKDLRKMELQVSVDEADIAKVKAGDTATFTVDAYPDSVFSGTIRMVRVNSEIEDGVVTYIAVLDVNNSDLKLRPGMSADADITVQTFRDALIVPRAALLYLPVVTSKETKLFAFHDDDESAFDDKPHVWRLNGQTPEKLYVEVLGTNGTQSVIAGEVLTAGDSLIVAQEKQP